The Phaseolus vulgaris cultivar G19833 unplaced genomic scaffold, P. vulgaris v2.0 scaffold_785, whole genome shotgun sequence genome includes the window tcagggaaagataggaggagGGCATTACTGAAGCTTCCCCATTGCAGCTccccctctctcggtcgcgccagctgaaggcctcgagccagagaagaaaagaagaaggctaGTAAAGGCCTTTCCCACAACTGTGGCGGTCGCTGCTGATCCTACCCACTCAACCGAGGAGGAGAGTTTTGGATCTCCTCTCATACATCGCAAGAAGAAACACCAAGAGGTTGGGGGGGCTTCGTCTCTCAGGCCTGAGGAAATTGAAGTGGTACAGATCGAGGAGGGTTCACCCCCACCTCCTCCTACCCAACCTGCCTCAGCACCAACTTTCTCTCCCTCCCCTCAGCGCCTACCATCTCCGACGCCTCAAACTCTGTCTCCAACATCACTTCCACCTGCACCCCCAGCGGGCCAAGCTATTGGTCAACCCACTCCTCCTGCTGGGAATGATTATGCCCATTCAGGGGGTCTCTCAAGACTTCCTGCATCACCACCACCGCCAACCTCTGCTGCTATTGCTGAAGGTGGTGAGGTCAGCTCACAGCCAAGCAGCTCTGGCGCTAGCAATGAGAATTTCAGTCGGGTCATTGCCTTGGTCTGACATTTCATACGCAACCGTGAGCTTCTCGAGTGGAGTGGGcaggaggtggacatgcacttggccaagcagatagtgctttccctagagttttccacccagcaccgcaagcaatTAGTCCTGGAGAAGAGgatcaaggagcttgagcacgacaaggagtcactgcagagtgactttgaggctgcccaagggtccgtaGACCTGATGAGGGACATGGTGGAGAAGTCCAGGAAAGAGTACCTatcgcaggtccaagagaccatcaagactgagatttTGATGGGACAAGCTGTCAACGCTCTGGACAGCGAAGTGGTGGAGCTGAGGAGCAAGGTAATCAACTTGGAGGCTGAGACTTCCttcctacgccaactgaactcacaactaGCGGGGGATCTCAAGTCCACCAAGGAGGAGGCCACTAAAGGGGGGAGGAAACTTGAGAAGGCAGTGGACGAGCTTTCTGCGATAAAGGTCGAGCTTGCCAAAGCAAAGGGCAAACTGGGAGAAGCTgcctcttccattgcttccctCACCATTGAGAAGAACGCCTTGGAGACGTCAAAGCAAAAGCTGGAAGCTGACAACGCCGAActtatgaacgtgggtgctgacgcCCTTGCTGATGAGTTCGAGTTGGCATTCGAGCAGATTCGTTGCGTTCTTCCTGACGTGGACCaatcgcagttcagcatctaccacgaagtggtagatggcaaGCTCATTCCTCCTTCTTAAGTTTTCTTCTTGTCATTTCATATTTCTGCATAATTCCTGTACTTGAAACTTGTGTAAACCTTTGGTGTGAATACATACTTGTTTCAGCTATATGCTTCTTCTCTCGTACCTTCTTAAGCTTCACCTTTCTTtttgcacacgactaactgttaactagcttaggtttagcgcgatctgtactctttgatcttggcctctacctTGATCACGACTAACTACTCCCTTAGCTTTGTCTTTAACAGTTCTTATGCATAGCTTCGTGCTAGACAACTGACTAGGCATAGCCTGGCTGCTTCGGCTTGTTGTGTAAGAACTTGTTTGGAAAAGCTTCCTCCGACAAGGCACTACGCACTAGCATCcaccgacaactcatcagtcatcgttcttcggtcTTCACCTTGCTTCTtcgtcgctctagcgctaagtgcatagaggactttgacatcgatcgtcAGAAGTGATGCCTTGATTGGGggaagaagagtgtttctcgatAGCCCCTCTTatcttccccaaggtcatcaaccTTGAGCGGATCGGGTCGTTCTTTCCCTTcatcactcctggggtgagaagggtttaaaCTAAGGgctttactgggccaatattggtatatgccaagtgggtaaggacgtttgtcgaaatccttcctttccctcttttggtcttactagcacccctggcttttcgaaCCCTAGTCGCTtgcactcacacctggggtgaggaggacttagaTTAGCGCCCATATTCGCGCCTAGGGCGAataaggcctaaccgatcacctacactcgcgcctggggcgaggaggattttaactcGAAAACTctcgcacacttgatatgctgataatcttttcattgggtggcctcgttaaaaaccctccttagggaaaagagtgcccccttatctgttcaactgttttcaTTTTATACACTAATTGTgtctttagcgcgagaacgcaactactttacaacttaactgaaataaaatttcaagtgggtggcgttccacgttctggggattgctcctccctccagagtttcCAGCCGATAAGCTCCATTCTCTAATGCCTCAACCACTCTGTATGGACCTGTCCACTTTGGaaacaacttgttttccatctcattcttatgcgcctttctcatcaccagatcaccttcctggaagcacctgagcctcaccttggagttgtgcctccgttctactcttctcttgacggcttcagcactaactctggcttcttctcgcacttcgtccagtaggtcgagattcacctttcgctcttcgttggattcttcggcaatgaaattcaaaaacctgggggagctctcctatatctccacgggaatcatagcatctgtcccgtagacaaggctaaagggtgtctcatgggtgctggactgtgaagtggtatggtaggaccatacgattctagggacctcctctgcccattttcctttagctttctctagtcttcgcttcagccccctgagcagtactcggttggctgactccacctgcccattggtttgtgggtgttccaccgaggcgaaaacctgttgtatctttaactcctcgcacatcttccttagctgatgacttgtgaactgggtgccattgtcggagaccagccTATTGGGTACTCCGAAAcagcagacaatgttcttccagacaaagtgctcgactttctgtgcggtgatgtgcgcgactggttctgcctccacccacttggtgaaatactcgatggccacgatgaggaacttcatctgccttatcgccaggggaaagggtcctaggatgtcgattccccatgtgtgaaatggccatgggctatggatggacttcaactcctcgaattgtacacttgaagtacctggttttctgacacgaacgctcgcggtaccttcaaggtTTCCTGAATGACGATCCTCTgttttccccccttgcctgagctggccagcttggcaagcaggtctgctctggcattttgctctctcggCACATGAATTAgttcaaactcggtgaaggacgtcttcaggagccgTACGTATTCCAGGtaagctgccatctggggatctttcgcctggaactcccctgtaacttgcccggtgactagcaaagagtcACTCTTGGCAACCAgacttcttgctcccatttctcttgctagcaacattcctgcgatcagggcttcatactccgcctgattgttgctagctttgaaggcaaagcggagggactgctcgatcagcactccgttcgggccttccaaaatgatcccagcgccgctcccctgctgattgGAAGAGCCATCCACTGATAATACCCATCGGAAGTCTAACCCTTCTGAAGGTGTCGTGACCGACGACAGCTTGACCACAAAGtcggcgaacacctgcccctttatCGGTcatcggggctcgtactgaatgtcgaactctgacaattccaccgcccacttgaccatccttcccgctacgTCTGGTTTCTTTAGCACCTTTTCGATGGGCAGATctgtcattaccaccactgtgaagctgtggaaataatgcctgagtcttcttgCTGAAAATACTACCgtcagggcagccttctcgagggcttggtaccttgtttcagggccttgcagtaccttactcacaaagtacacaggcctctggacctgatcttgctcttgcaccaggactgaactgactgctctctccgtcacagcaaagtatagatGAAGAGGGGTGCCCACTTGTGGTTTACGCAAGACCGGTGGGcttgccaggtactccttcaacttgatgaaggcttcctcgcactcctgtgtccagaggaatctgctgttgcgcttaagacactggaagtacggatgacctttctcccctccagcggacataaaccagGATAATGCTGCCAGCCGACCGGTgagttgttgcacctccttcaccgtcgttggactcctcattgccacgattgctgcgcatttctctggattagcCTCGATTCCACGCTCTGTcaggaggaaacccaagaacttccctgcctccacgccgaaaatacatttctcagggttgagcttcaacctgtacctggcgatggtggtgaataATTCCTCCAGATCGGCCACGTGATGCTCCTTCTCTCGGgatgtgaccaccatgtcatctacatatgcatgCACGTTTCTTCTGAGCAtaggcgagagcaccctatccataagTCGCTgataggtagcccccgcattcttcagcccgaacggcattaccttgtagcagtagcaagaccgttcagtcatgaatgctgtcttgcattcatccctggggtgcattctgatctggttgtatcctgagaatgcatccaagaaactgaGTAGCTTCCCCCCTGATGCGCTATCCACCAGAGCGTCTATACTGGGTAGAGGGTAggaatctttggggcatgccttgttgaggtcagggaagtccacgcacatcctccacttgccgtttggcttctgaaccagtaccacgttcgctagccactctaggtactggatctccctgatgtgccctgcggcCAGGAGCTTTTGCGCTTCGTTGTGGATAACTTTCCTcttctcttcgttgaacttccttcgcCTCTGACGCACAGGTCAGACTTTAGGATCCATCGACAGGCGATGGCAAAGGAAGtcagggtcgattcctggcatgtcagaTGCTGACCATGCGAACGCGCCCATGTGCTTCTCGATCACCCCGGCGATCAGCCCTCGTTCTTCTTCGCCGAGCGATCCTCCCAACTTGAACTTTTTCCCCTTTATATCTACTTCTACCCACCCCTCAGCTGGGTGGGGtcttctctcgctggcgatgaccgccctcgcgatccctgactcgcgaggagtgatcatgCCCTCCTCCTCTGCTTCCACctgagctacctgggagccctCCCAGCGTAGCAGCCTCCATCTCCTGATCGCCACGCGTTcccctaaccaccgatcgctcttcgagcacacctggtggtggtgttgaggtgacATGGCATATGCTCCTTTTCTGTCTGAGGCTGTTCATATAACAGCGcctagcctcagcctgatctgacttgatggttattacggtcccctccatcgacggcagcttcagcttcatgtgcctcgtcgatggcacagcacccaacctattgagtgttggccttcccagcaagatgttgtacgcagaaggggcgttcaccaccaagtaccttatcttttcggtgcgggctgtttttccatcggtgaacgtcgtcctcagctcaatgtacccccgcacctctacctgatcccctgcaaagccGTAAAGACATCCGGTATACGGCCTTAGTTGATCGGGGGACAGCTGCAACTTGTTGAACatcggccagaacatgacgtctgccgatcTCCCTTGGTCCacgagcactctgtgcactctccttcctgctgtgatgagggagatgaccacaggatcgttgtcgtgcggtataacgtcccgtagatcagctttctTGAAAGTGATATCTACCTCGGGGAAATGGCCCTCGTCCACCGAGTCCACGGCCATTACCGATCGAGCATACCTTCTTctttgtgatgcggtgcatcccccACCGGAGAAGCCCCCCGCAATCGTCTGCAcctccccatgcacagggatttcatgctgctgttctcctgCCTGGGCCCCCGATGCGCGATCACCCTACGCCTCCCGCAGGTAATCTGCCAGGaacccagacttcaccaactccgccagctggtgtcccaacgccaagcaggagtggagtgtgtgaccaaaggcttggtgaaactcacaccactcgttCTTTTTCCTCCCTAGTACCTTGTCTGTCTCCTCTGGTACTCGGAGTCTCGCGGCTATGGCAGGaagggcgatcagatccgccaaccctaCCATGAAATCGTATCTTGGGGGTgcattattctcccttgcacgccccctgccctGGTCCTTCCTGGGTGCATAAGGGCGAGGTTTCCCCTGCACCTTCTTTCCCTCctttgcctcatgcaccctcgtgTGCTGTTGTTGCTTCCCCTGTCCTCCACGCGGCTTCAGCGGTGCAacacttcctcttttctcagaaacctctgtctcTGCCACTATGTGTGCCACCGCGCGTCgccggatctctgcaaaggtgctgggatggctactgatgagcgactcactgaagggaccaggcagcactccctttttaaacgcatgcaccaacatatcctcgtccttgctgggcaatctaaccacttgtgctccgaagcggttgaggtagtctttcagcgactcaccttgaTATTGGCGtacatcgaacagatcgtacgACACCATTGAAGGTGCTCTGttaacgatgtactgctcagtgaaaagcttcgaaaactgatggaaggacgtgatatgaccctctggcaGACTCACGAACCATTCCATGGCGATTCCACTCAATgtactcatgaacatcttgcaatacacggcatctgagcccccagacaacatcatctgagtgtggaacgccgtcagatgcgcttcTGGATCTTCTACCCCTGTGAACGACGCCTTCACTCCCACTAGGTTGGGAGGTACCATGGTTTGcatgatttcaggggagaatggcataggGAACGCTCTCGGAGGCGATGGTGGCATTGACATCCCTTCTCCAACTGCGCGTTCCTTCTACGTCTGTAACGTCCTTCTCAGCTCCTCATTAACGCGATTCAGCTCATCATTCCTACTCTGCGATGCAGCCAACTCCGCCTGCATCTTCTCTTGTTCAACTCTCGACGCTGCGACACTgtcctgcagcgcacgcatcatctccaggacctacgccattgtcacagctccttcctCAGCAGATGGCACAGGTGATGTTTGTCTTGTTCTCCTCATTTTCTCAGCAAAAACTCAGCAAAACTTTGAGAAAATTCAGAAACTTTGGTGTGGATGGGACCactaggggtggcaaagcgggctGGCCCGCCCCGCTTTGGCCCGCAAAATGCGGGCCAGTTTTCGTGACCCGCCCCGCATGCGGGCTGGCCCGCGGGCTTGCGGGCTGGCCCGCataacttttataaataaaatattatatatagatgTAATATGAAATTATGAATTAATCCAACCTGCGGTGTACTAGAAAGTATGACAAACAAATACTCCTCACAAATTCTGAAATTGATTGTATAAGGTGGCCAAAAAACAAATACACATCATCAATAGTTTACAAGAGATTTGATGAACTCAAAAACAACACTGAATAAATAAGCAACAATTAACAATCAAGAGCAGTTATCACATCAAACACTTGTTATGCAGTTGCTATTATGTCATCTTCTTCCACTTCAAGAACATTAGATGCAACCTTAGAAGAGCTTTCATCTTCTACTTTTTGATAATTATAATCTTTTCCATCATCTGCATACATTTGAACAATGACAATGAAAGAATGAATTTACCCTCAAAAAATCCATGCTtccaaaaataatacaataacaaTAGAAttggttaaaataaataaattacctTCAGAAAATCCATGCTTCCAACTAGAAGTACAAATAATTGCTTCCACATTTTCAGGCAAAAGAGAATTCCTATACTTGTTAAGAATTCGAGAACCAATGCTAAATGCAGATTCTGATGCAACTGTGGTTATCCGAAAAACGTTGACTATTATTTTTCCACCACTCTAACACATCCATATGCTccaaaaaatcaaaatccaaaGTTGGCTCATTCAAATAAGTGTCAAGTTGTGTTTTTCCACTTTGATTAGCTACTTGAAGCTTGCGCATTTTTAATTCCTATTATAGATGTAATAAGTTAGTAACATGGGGCAAGTacaacaaaaactaaaaaatgaaCTGAAGTACATTCAAGTAAGCAACTTACATAAAAAAGACTTGGTTTAGAAGTAGATGGGGATGAAGATTGTCCTTGCTTACACTTTAGAGTATTTGATGTTGTTGCTCTCAAACCTTTGCTAGAATATTCGGCAAAAAGTTTGTATAATTTTTGCTTGATGTTTTCCAATTTCAACTCCCAAGTCAATGAATCAATTTTTTCAAAGCAAAAACTCAATGTTTCTAACTTCATCCTTGGGTCTAAAATTGCACCAAATGCAAGTACAACACTATATTCATcccaatatttttgaaatttgactATCATCAATTCAGCCATATTCTTAATTAGTGCATCTTCATCTTTCACATTTTCTATCAACAAGCTTTGAATTTTCCAAACTTGTAAAAAATACAAGTTGGAAGTTGGATAACTTGTAGCAGAAATCAAGGTAGTGATATCATAAAAGGGTAACAAGAACTTACAAATTTTTTCTGCTCTCTGCCAATCTTCCTCTGAAGGGCAATATTTATAAGATTCATCAACCAAGTGCAAACTTCCAAAAACACGTTGATATTTAAGAGCACTTTGAAGCATCAAGTAAGTTGAGTTCCACCTTGTAGGGACATCAAGACACAAACCACATGATGCATCAATATCACTAAACTTTTCCAGACATTGTTTGAATTTCACCATTCTACTCTCTGAACCCCTCACATATTTGATCCTATTTCTAATTTGGTTCAAAGCCTCACCAAGCACCTTTAGTCCTTCTtgaacaattaaatttaatatatgtgcACAACAACGAACATGAAAGAATTCACCACCACATATCAAACCGTTTTGTAAAAGAAGTTGGCTTC containing:
- the LOC137817699 gene encoding pistil-specific extensin-like protein, giving the protein MARLKQTARIVASSSGAQPSASAPASPPPDAAPYQDYAKVYDWAPLALLAETSTQLPKGHLKTLLSNDPDEPSCAIDRENDFNVRIRIPPRGMPISPPLSVAPAEGLEPEKKRRRLVKAFPTTVAVAADPTHSTEEESFGSPLIHRKKKHQEVGGASSLRPEEIEVVQIEEGSPPPPPTQPASAPTFSPSPQRLPSPTPQTLSPTSLPPAPPAGQAIGQPTPPAGNDYAHSGGLSRLPASPPPPTSAAIAEGGEVSSQPSSSGASNENFSRVIALV
- the LOC137817701 gene encoding uncharacterized protein — protein: MHLAKQIVLSLEFSTQHRKQLVLEKRIKELEHDKESLQSDFEAAQGSVDLMRDMVEKSRKEYLSQVQETIKTEILMGQAVNALDSEVVELRSKVINLEAETSFLRQLNSQLAGDLKSTKEEATKGGRKLEKAVDELSAIKVELAKAKGKLGEAASSIASLTIEKNALETSKQKLEADNAELMNVGADALADEFELAFEQIRCVLPDVDQSQFSIYHEVVDGKLIPPS
- the LOC137817702 gene encoding uncharacterized protein, with product MVPPNLVGVKASFTGVEDPEAHLTAFHTQMMLSGGSDAVYCKMFMSTLSGIAMEWFVSLPEGHITSFHQFSKLFTEQYIVNRAPSMVSYDLFDVRQYQEIRRRAVAHIVAETEVSEKRGSVAPLKPRGGQGKQQQHTRVHEAKEGKKVQGKPRPYAPRKDQGRGRARENNAPPRYDFMVGLADLIALPAIAARLRVPEETDKVLGRKKNEWCEFHQAFGHTLHSCLALGHQLAELVKSGFLADYLREA